The window AAAAGCGATACCTTAATTACCTACAGCTTTAACAACATTGCAACGAAGAAAATAAGTAAAGCAACATCAATTTATAAAATATATAAAAAAGATAGTGCCAGTTGGATTAGAATAACATCTGATAAAAACTTAGTTATCATTAAAAAAGAAACGTTTGGTGATGAAGATTTAAAAGTATTAAATGGCGATTACTTAGAATATGTTGATGGAAAACCGAACATAAAAGGAAGATATTTTAATGGAGACAAAACGGGACTTTGGATAACTTATAATGCAACTGGAAGCGCAAAAGAAACTGCAGCATATGGGCATAATAAACTAAATGGTCTATACACAAGTTACCAAGAAGATGGCGAAATAAAAGAACAAGGGAAGTACTTTAACGGTGAACGAATTGGAGAATGGAAATTACTTACAGGCGAAGGTAAAAATGTTTTCAAAGATTACGGCGAGGAGCAGAATGAAGTATCTCCAAGCAATATGCAAACGCCATTTAAACTTATAAATCCAGCAACTTTTCCTGGTGGCATGCCTGGATTTTACAAATATATTGGCAAAGCAATAAAATATCCAGAGGAAGCAAGAAGAGCAGGGATTAAAGGTTCAGTTGCTTCGTCTTTTGTTGTCGATTCTCTGGGCAAAGTGAAAGACATCAAAATAATTTCTTCACCACATGAAAGCCTATCTGAGGAAACCAGAAGAATTTTAAGTAATTCTCCCAAATGGACACCTGGATCTGGAGCCGGTGAAAAGGCAAATGTTAGGCTAAATATTACAATTAATTTTAACTGATTATAACTTAATTCAAATCCGAAATTCTTATCTTCATAATATCTTCATTACTAAAGCTCAACTTTATATCAACAAATAAACGAGTAAAAAATTAAGAATATGAAAAAGTTATTAAGTTTAATCGCAATCGCAGCATTTGGTTTAACAACAGCATTTGCTCAAACACCAGCAACCACAACACAAACTAAAAAAGTTGCTAAAAAAGAAGTTAAATCTACAACAGCACCAGCAAAAGCAGATGCTAAAAAAGTTGAGACTAAAACAACTACCACAGCATCAAAAGTAAAAGCAGACGGAACGCCAGATATGCGTTTTAAAGATAATAAAGCAGTAACTAAAGTTGCTGGTCCGACTAAAAAAGATGGAACAGCAGATATGCGTTATAAAGCAAATAAAACGACTACCAAAGTGGTAAAAAAGAACTAGGTTTAGGTTTATAATTGAAAGGGTCCCGGTGAAAACTGGAACCCTTTTTTTGTTATAAATTTATAGTTTCGCCAATTTGTGGCAATAATAAAAATTTGTTTTCTCGCTTGAATTTATCAAGCGCAATCTCAGTATCGATTTCAATCGCTGGAAACGTATTATAATGTACGCCAATAACATTATTGCATTCCAAATATTTTGTTGCAATCAAAGCATCATCAGCATCCATTGTATAATTACCACCAATTGGCAAAATAGCGTAATCTAAATTGTATATGTCGGCTAAAACTTTCATTTCAATAGTTAAGCCGGTATCTCCTGCAAAGTAGATTTGCTTGCCATCAACTTCGAGCACAAAACCAGCAGGGTTTCCTCCATAACTTCCATCAGGTAAACCAGATGAATGTGTAGCTACAACCATGCGAACAGTACCCCAATCGAAAGTTACTTTTCCAAAATTCATTGGATGAAGATTTTCAACACCTTGTTTTTGCGCCCATTCTGCAACCTCAGGCATCGCAATTACGGTTGCCCCAGTTTGTTTTGCCAATTCAACTAGATCAGCAACGTGGTCTCCATGGCCATGACTAACCAAAATATAATCGGCTTCAATGGCTTTAATATCAATATTTTTGGCAAGAGGATTAGGCGTAATAAAAGGATCAAATAGGAGTTTTTTAGTTGACGTTTCCAACAAAAAACACGATTGTCCGTAATAGGTATATTTCATGATGATAGGATTAAATTATTGACCAAACATTCCGCCTAATCCGCCAAACATATCTTGCGTAGCCGATTGCATTTCTGTAGCACTTACTTGTTCAGCGCTGGCTAATGCCTTATTTATGGCAACTAATAATAGTTCTTCCACTTCTTCTCTGTCGGCGTTTTTAAAAAATTCTTCATCAATAGAAACACCAGTAATTGCTTTATTGGCCGTTGCCGTTATTTTAATCGCTCCATTTTCCACCTCGCCAAATACTGAAACGGTATCCAAACGTTTTTTAATTTCTTCGGCCTTTTGTTGAGCCGCAAATAATTTATCGAACATAATTTATTGTTTATACTATAAAAACGAAATGAAGACGAATTGTTTTATTTTAATCAATTTTTGAAAAGCAATTCTATCACTCCTCGGTTACAGCAGCCCCGTGTTACACTAAATTCCGCGAAAAGCGTCATTACCGTTTCACCCGGGTTTATTTCACGCAGAACGGTATCTTAATCCTCGTCAGTGCCAGGCAAACTGCCATTACCATGATAAGCACCTTTACGGATTATTGGCATATTGAAATGCTTATATAAATCATCCAAATGCATTAAACTTCCATTGGTCAAATTACCCAAGAAAATAATAATAATATCTTTATCTAAATCTCGAACATAAATGTGCCTAAAACCATGCCACCAACCGGTGTGATATACCACTTTATCGGCTTTCTCCCCATCGAACATTCTCCAGCCATAACCATAATTGAAATGACCATTTACAGGTTTGTTATGACCTTTGTAAGCAGAATCTAAACTTACCTTAGAAAGCAAACGACCGTTTTTTAGATATTTATCAAATAAAACTAAATCATGTAAAGTGCTGTAAATGCCTTTATCACCAACCGGGCCATCTAAAAAGTTTTGTGCTACAGAATATTTCCAGGTGCGATCATGACCTACTACATCAACAGGAACTTTCTCGTACTCAGTTGTGCTGTAAACATGCGTATGTTTCAACCCAGCTGGTTTAAAAACATGTTCCATCATATATTGAGAATAACGTTGACCAGTAACCTTCTCGATAATGGCTCCCAAAACCATAAAGTTTGAGTTATTATAATGAAAGCGGTTATCAGGTTTTGTATATGGATTAGGTTTTTTATCGGCAATAACATCCATTACTTCCTGGTTAGTTACACCTTTTTTCATGTTACGTTTTTCCTTACGCCAAATGTCATCTATAAAATAAACGTAATTCATCATTCCGCTACGATGAGTAAGCAACAGTTTTACTGTTATTCCTTCGTACGGGAAGTTTGGAAAGAATTTTTTTACGTTATCGTTTAGCGAAATCTTTTTAGCCTCTACCAATTGCATAATGGCGGTGCCTGTAAAAGTTTTTGTTATAGAAGCTAACTCAAATTCAGAATTAATTTTTAGGCTATCGCGATGTAAATAATCGGCCCAACCAACCGCTTTTTCATATAATATTTTTCCATCTTTGGCAACAAGCATATTCCCATTGAAACCATATTTTCGATGTAAATTATCGACAAAATCAGCAATCCATCTATCCCCTTTTGCCGGATTATAAACAAGTAAAAGGCTATCCGCTTTGTCATCATCTTTTGTGCGGATTTTTTTTTCGGCTGCCTTTTTTTCTTCAGATTTTTTGCTGTTGCAAGCGGTTAAAATAGTTAATGAGAGTATTAAAACTGAGCAAATATTACGGAAATTCATTTATGTTAAGGGATACTAAGTTAAAAGCTCGAAAATTAAAGAATTTTGAACCGTAAACCGCAAAGAGTTTTAAACATTTTGACAGTTTTGATTGTACCAGCAATTAAATAAATGGCCTTTAATACCATAAACAGGGTCACTATCTGGATTTTTTACTTTCGAAATGTCTTCATTAGCTTGAATTAGTTCTTCGGCCAAACCATTTTTTATATTATATTCAATTCCATTCAGATAAGCACCAACCACAACAAAGTCCTCACTGGCTTTGAGTTTCTTATGTGCAACTCCAGCCGGAATAACCACTACATCACCTTTATCTAATTCGATGCAAACGCCGTGTTCCCCACCGAATTGAACATCAGCTTTGCCACTAAAAATACCCATAACTTCGTGAGTGTTGCTGTGGTAATGATGATAATCAAAAATGCCATCTATCCACGCGTTTGTATAGCCATTTTGTGCGAAAACTTTTTTAATTACGTTTTCATCATCATCAGGATGAAGTCTGAAAGCACCTTTATAAATCATTAATGGCAAGTTTGGATTGTTTGGAAAGTTTCCATTCTCTTCGATTTTATGAGAAACTAAATAAGCTTCTTGTATCAATTTTTCTTTATCCATAATTTTGGTATTTAGTAATTAACAAAGTATTGCTTAAACGGTTTAAATTTAAATTACGTACGAGCAATCTGAGTAAAAGCTTAGAATTTAGAAAACTAAAAGTTTGTTCCATAAATTACGATCACCTTCTTCGAATATTTGCAATCTCTAAACCAAATATTTAACTTCATATTATGAAAGTCGATTCAATTATTTCAACTATAGATCAGATACATAAAAATATGAATACAGCATTGGAGCTTAAGGATGTGAAGACCTATATTTCTGCTCTTTATGAAAGTTTTAAATTGACGCTTGCTGAAGGAAAAATACTTGATAAAGAGGAATATAGTGCGGATTTGGAAAAGCAGTTTAAAGGAATTAAAGAATTTCGTACCACTCAATATCGAATAAAATCTTCTTTTGAAAATGAAATCTTTACCGAAAGAATTGCTAGAAAATCAGTAATTACAAAATCTAATTATATCATATTTTCCAAAAAGGAAACCATCCAAACAGAAGAAAATTTCCACTGGAAAAACATAAATGGAGAATGGAAAGTACTAGCTATTGAGTTATTATTAGAAGAGAAATACTAGTAACTAAACTAGTTCTGCCAAAGTAGTTATCCCACCTTTAACTACTTGGTTTAATTCTACATTAACTTTTGTTCCTATTGGAAGAAAAACATCAACTCTTGATCCAAATTTTATAAATCCAAACTGTTCTGCCTGTACCACTTCATCACCTTCTTTTACATACCAAACAATTCTGCGGGCTAAAGCACCAGCAATTTGGCGAAATAAAACCGGTACGCCACTTTCATGTTCTACTACAGTTGTTGTACGTTCGTTTTCAGTCGATGATTTCGGATTCCAGGCTGCTAAATATTTCCCTGGGTGATATTTAAAAAATTTAACAACACCAGAAATCGGATTGCGATTAATATGAACATTAACCGGCGACATAAAAATTGAAACCTGTAAACGTTTATCTTTAAAATATTCGCCTTCCTCTGTTTCCTCAATTACAACCACTTTTCCATCTGCTGGGCAAATTACTAAGCCTTCACCAGAAGAAAAACTTCGGTGTGGATTACGAAAAAACTGTAAAACGATTATAAAAAGGGCAGCAGAGAAAATATAAATAAACCAACGCAACCAAGTTATATCATAGTATTTATAATCAACAACAGCGTTAATTAAGAAAATTAGCAATATAGTTACAGCTATGGTTGTATAGCCTTCTTTATGTATGGTCATTATGTTTGATTATGAAACAAAGGTGCAAAAAATAAATTAATCCAATTAAAAAATTATGCCTCAGTTGCTCTATAAATGTCAGTTAGGTTTCTTCCCAATCCATTATAATCTAAACCATAACCGACCACAAATTCATTCGGAATTTCAAATCCAATATAAGCCAGTTCTTCTATTTCATATTGTAAAGCACTTGGTTTAAGCAATAAAGAACTCACTTTTACCGATGCTGGGTTTTTCTCTTTTATGGTTTTTAGAATATGAGTAAGTGTTAAACCAGTATCAACAATATCTTCAACAATAATAATATCCCGGCCTTCAATATTTTCTGGCAAACCAATAATTTCCTTTACATTACCAGAGCTAGCTGTGCCTTCGTAAGATGCGACACGCATAAAAGCGACTTCGCATGGAATGTCAATTTGTTTTATTAAATCGGCCATAAACAAGAAGCTACCATTTAATATGCCTATAAAGAGGGGACACTTTCCTTCATAATCAACATTAATTTGTATCCCTAAAAGCCTAATTTTTTTATTTAAAGCATCATTTTCTAAAAAAATCTCAAACTCTTTATTATCTACTTTAACCTTACGCATTGCTTATTGATGAATTAATAATTAAACTTCAAGTGTTTTTTGATAATTAGAATACTTTAATTAAAAAGTGATTTTTCCAGTTTGTTCTTTTTCTTTCCTACGTTGTTCCCTGCGTTCCTGTCTAATCTGCTTTTTCGTTTTTGTTGTATCAGCAGGTTTAACTATTGCAGTATCGCTTTTAGCCCCACCAAAAATTCGGTCGAAAAGGTTTTTGTTTTTATCCTGCATAATTACATGCGGCATTCCGTCTTCGTCATCATCGTAAGCAGAAGTATCAACAACTGCCGTATCTGGCGCTAAATATTGTCGTAATCCTTCTCTTAAACGAACATTATAAAAACCATAGCCAGATGTATCAGAAGGTGTTAAACCTCTCCTTGCCATAATATTTCCCATAAAACGGAAATAATTAAACATGTAAGGTTTTAAACTCCCATCGGCGACAAATTTATACATGGAAGCCTTTGGTTTTGGAACAATACTGGCAAGGAATATTCCTTCACCTATGGTTAAATCTGCTGGTTGTTTACCAAAATAATACCTCGAAGCTTCACCAATACCATAAATGTTTTGCCCAAGTTCCATAATGTTGAAATAAACTTCTAACATCCGTTGCTTGCTAACCAAGTGGTTATGTTCAATAAGCCATACAATTAAAATTTCTTCCGCTTTGCGGGCTAAAGTTTTCTGGCGACTTAAATAAACGTTTTTAACCAGCTGCATGCTGATGGTACTTCCGCCACGTTTAAATTTCTTTTCTTTAAAATTTACAGCGATAGATTTACGAATAGATTCTTCTACGAAACCATTATGGGTGAAAAATGATGGATCTTCAGCTGTTAAAACGGCATTTATAAAGTTTTTGGATATTGAAGTTAATGGTGTGAAGTTTGAGTTTGAAGAACCAATGGTGATGTCACGCATTGGTTTACCATATTCATAAGGTGTATAAACAAAAGAATTATTGATTTTTTGGAGATTGGTTTTGCCCCACTGCAAAATCTTAAAATTAACAGGAGTTAAGGTAGAATTAAATTTTACGCTGTCAGGGATCTTTGTATCTAGATAAAAGTTTAGGCTATATTTCACTTTTCCCTGAACTTTTAAACCTTCTAAAGACTCAAATAATCCTTGAGGAAAAGCATTTAAAACAGCTTGCGCATCTTGCTCTTCAGCGTTCAATTTGAGCTCATAAATTTTGTTTTTCCCTAAAGTATATTTTAAATACGGATGGATCGCCGCATCTTTTAAATAAGCAGTAGAAGTACTGTCTAAAGCAATAAAATTCGGTCCAACCAAAACATCAGCATCCAATTTAGCGCTTTGAATAATAATATCATTGCCAGCAAGGCGAGCTTGATTAACCAGCATGTTTTTTACAGACCAAGAACCAGCAATTTTAAAATCGTCGCCGCTGTAGCCAGCATCTTTTAATTCTGTTCTGAGGGTATCAAAACTTAATTTTGCATGTAATTTATTATTTAAGTATGGAAGCTCAAGTTTTTGTCCATCAGCATAAACATTGAATATCAATCGTTTTTTACCTGGGTTTACAAGTCCGTCAATATGCCATGTGCTTGCGCTATTATTAACATTAATGGTCGATTTCAAGTCTCCATCATCAATGGTGGCAACTGTTGCGAAACTTAATTTAGCTGTATCATTATCATTCAATTTAAACACCATGTTTTTCACATCCATGTTATCAGGAATTTTATATAAAACCTGATTTAATAAATTGCTAGCAATCTCCGCCAAATTAATTTTTCCAGTATTTTCCGTACTATCTTTTTTCTTTCTTTTTAAAATGAAATCGATATTGGTTAATGAATCTTTAAGTACAACATTTACAAAGCCATCATTCAGTTTAACCTCTGCAAGTTTTACATTTCCAAATAAAAGCGGGAATAGCTTTACGCCAACACTAAGCTCACCGATGTTAGAAAGTGTATCTCTATCTTTTGGAACAACAGAAATCGCAGTCATTTTTACTGTGCTAAAACCAGTGAAACCGGCAGTGCCAATTTTCACATCAAGACCATAATCTTTATTGGCTTTGGCAATCGCTTTAGCAACCATTTTTTTAAGAAGTGCTTCTCTTTTAGTGTATGCAAATGCGCCTAAGGCAATACAAACAATTAAAAAAACACCTAAAACCCACGCACCGATTTTTAAATATTTTTTTGGGATTTTAATTTTTGGTATTCGCATACAGTTGTAAAAATGATTAATTGCTTAAACGTAACAATTAAATGTTTATTTCGTGTTAAAATTACAGTTAAAAACCTTAAATAAAAGTTTATATGGCTATGTTTTGTTAATTTTGTAGTTAAATTAATACGATGCAAATAAGTTCACAACAAGTTTTAGATGCCCTTAAAAATGTAGAAGATCCTGATCTGAAAAAAGATTTGGTAACCCTAAACATGATTAAGGATTTACAGATAGTTGATAACCAAGTGAGTTTTACACTGGAGCTAACAACGCCTGCTTGCCCTATGAAAGAAATGCTTAAAAATGCTTGTAACAACGCCATTAAGCATTTTGTATCTCAAAAAGCAGAAATTTCTATAAATGTAACTTCGCGTGTAACTCAGCCAGTTAACTCATCATCTTTAGATAACATTAAAAATATTATTCTTGTTTCTTCTGGGAAAGGTGGTGTTGGAAAATCTACAGTAGCTAGTAATTTAGCTGTGGTTTTAGCCAAAGATGGTGCAAAAGTTGGCCTTATTGATGCCGATATTTATGGTCCATCAGTACCAACC is drawn from Pedobacter mucosus and contains these coding sequences:
- a CDS encoding nuclear transport factor 2 family protein; its protein translation is MKVDSIISTIDQIHKNMNTALELKDVKTYISALYESFKLTLAEGKILDKEEYSADLEKQFKGIKEFRTTQYRIKSSFENEIFTERIARKSVITKSNYIIFSKKETIQTEENFHWKNINGEWKVLAIELLLEEKY
- a CDS encoding metal-dependent hydrolase; translated protein: MKYTYYGQSCFLLETSTKKLLFDPFITPNPLAKNIDIKAIEADYILVSHGHGDHVADLVELAKQTGATVIAMPEVAEWAQKQGVENLHPMNFGKVTFDWGTVRMVVATHSSGLPDGSYGGNPAGFVLEVDGKQIYFAGDTGLTIEMKVLADIYNLDYAILPIGGNYTMDADDALIATKYLECNNVIGVHYNTFPAIEIDTEIALDKFKRENKFLLLPQIGETINL
- a CDS encoding phosphatidylserine decarboxylase family protein; this encodes MTIHKEGYTTIAVTILLIFLINAVVDYKYYDITWLRWFIYIFSAALFIIVLQFFRNPHRSFSSGEGLVICPADGKVVVIEETEEGEYFKDKRLQVSIFMSPVNVHINRNPISGVVKFFKYHPGKYLAAWNPKSSTENERTTTVVEHESGVPVLFRQIAGALARRIVWYVKEGDEVVQAEQFGFIKFGSRVDVFLPIGTKVNVELNQVVKGGITTLAELV
- a CDS encoding YbaB/EbfC family nucleoid-associated protein is translated as MFDKLFAAQQKAEEIKKRLDTVSVFGEVENGAIKITATANKAITGVSIDEEFFKNADREEVEELLLVAINKALASAEQVSATEMQSATQDMFGGLGGMFGQ
- the hpt gene encoding hypoxanthine phosphoribosyltransferase; its protein translation is MRKVKVDNKEFEIFLENDALNKKIRLLGIQINVDYEGKCPLFIGILNGSFLFMADLIKQIDIPCEVAFMRVASYEGTASSGNVKEIIGLPENIEGRDIIIVEDIVDTGLTLTHILKTIKEKNPASVKVSSLLLKPSALQYEIEELAYIGFEIPNEFVVGYGLDYNGLGRNLTDIYRATEA
- a CDS encoding serine hydrolase domain-containing protein, which encodes MNFRNICSVLILSLTILTACNSKKSEEKKAAEKKIRTKDDDKADSLLLVYNPAKGDRWIADFVDNLHRKYGFNGNMLVAKDGKILYEKAVGWADYLHRDSLKINSEFELASITKTFTGTAIMQLVEAKKISLNDNVKKFFPNFPYEGITVKLLLTHRSGMMNYVYFIDDIWRKEKRNMKKGVTNQEVMDVIADKKPNPYTKPDNRFHYNNSNFMVLGAIIEKVTGQRYSQYMMEHVFKPAGLKHTHVYSTTEYEKVPVDVVGHDRTWKYSVAQNFLDGPVGDKGIYSTLHDLVLFDKYLKNGRLLSKVSLDSAYKGHNKPVNGHFNYGYGWRMFDGEKADKVVYHTGWWHGFRHIYVRDLDKDIIIIFLGNLTNGSLMHLDDLYKHFNMPIIRKGAYHGNGSLPGTDED
- a CDS encoding energy transducer TonB, giving the protein MTKILITALSIISFSAFAQKSDTLITYSFNNIATKKISKATSIYKIYKKDSASWIRITSDKNLVIIKKETFGDEDLKVLNGDYLEYVDGKPNIKGRYFNGDKTGLWITYNATGSAKETAAYGHNKLNGLYTSYQEDGEIKEQGKYFNGERIGEWKLLTGEGKNVFKDYGEEQNEVSPSNMQTPFKLINPATFPGGMPGFYKYIGKAIKYPEEARRAGIKGSVASSFVVDSLGKVKDIKIISSPHESLSEETRRILSNSPKWTPGSGAGEKANVRLNITINFN
- a CDS encoding cupin domain-containing protein; this translates as MDKEKLIQEAYLVSHKIEENGNFPNNPNLPLMIYKGAFRLHPDDDENVIKKVFAQNGYTNAWIDGIFDYHHYHSNTHEVMGIFSGKADVQFGGEHGVCIELDKGDVVVIPAGVAHKKLKASEDFVVVGAYLNGIEYNIKNGLAEELIQANEDISKVKNPDSDPVYGIKGHLFNCWYNQNCQNV
- a CDS encoding biosynthetic peptidoglycan transglycosylase, producing the protein MRIPKIKIPKKYLKIGAWVLGVFLIVCIALGAFAYTKREALLKKMVAKAIAKANKDYGLDVKIGTAGFTGFSTVKMTAISVVPKDRDTLSNIGELSVGVKLFPLLFGNVKLAEVKLNDGFVNVVLKDSLTNIDFILKRKKKDSTENTGKINLAEIASNLLNQVLYKIPDNMDVKNMVFKLNDNDTAKLSFATVATIDDGDLKSTINVNNSASTWHIDGLVNPGKKRLIFNVYADGQKLELPYLNNKLHAKLSFDTLRTELKDAGYSGDDFKIAGSWSVKNMLVNQARLAGNDIIIQSAKLDADVLVGPNFIALDSTSTAYLKDAAIHPYLKYTLGKNKIYELKLNAEEQDAQAVLNAFPQGLFESLEGLKVQGKVKYSLNFYLDTKIPDSVKFNSTLTPVNFKILQWGKTNLQKINNSFVYTPYEYGKPMRDITIGSSNSNFTPLTSISKNFINAVLTAEDPSFFTHNGFVEESIRKSIAVNFKEKKFKRGGSTISMQLVKNVYLSRQKTLARKAEEILIVWLIEHNHLVSKQRMLEVYFNIMELGQNIYGIGEASRYYFGKQPADLTIGEGIFLASIVPKPKASMYKFVADGSLKPYMFNYFRFMGNIMARRGLTPSDTSGYGFYNVRLREGLRQYLAPDTAVVDTSAYDDDEDGMPHVIMQDKNKNLFDRIFGGAKSDTAIVKPADTTKTKKQIRQERREQRRKEKEQTGKITF